In Camelina sativa cultivar DH55 chromosome 16, Cs, whole genome shotgun sequence, a single window of DNA contains:
- the LOC104753406 gene encoding uncharacterized protein LOC104753406, which yields MENSKPLVLPTVLKGGNYLMWSRTTKTALCGRGLWSHIEGTRAPKKVTKEDGRETTKEDKKSLSSKKKSNGFKKTRLELWETLKNVFGNISNLTRVFDVKKAINDLTQEDMQFNKHFGKFRSLWAEFEMLRPNTMDLAVLNERREQDKVFALLLTLNRTFNDLIKHILRADKLPSLDDVCSHIQKEQGSLGLFMGKGELSMANKGTYRPDERRSKGGCEHCKRKNHTKDKCWFLHPHLRPNVINKEPIANITRVKDEQSDAGASRNGEGMVSGDYVKKSDLEAFFKSLAANQDSGKTFFTPSSNRSLVVDSGASHHMISNSNLLDNIKSARGNVIIANGDNIPVQGIGSLRLFDKESKAFYMPRFTSNLLSVKRATTDLNCYAIFGPNDVQFQDIESGKLLGEGGTKDDLYILDDPSPSASKSIFASCLNVSFNAMWHARLGHPHSRALELMLPNVLFDHSRCEACILERKNKHLMEVARSMMFHTNVPKRYWGDAVMTTCYLINQISTKVLGDVSPFEVLNTVKPPIDHLKVFGCVCFVFIPRELRNKLDAKSTKCMFLGYSTTQKGYKCFDPANNRIFVSRDVKFLENQGYFERRDWSDLENLAKPTNRSASLKFLLDHLRAQSRTETLLQIQGDIAPENVEETLTETHQLQLCST from the exons atggaaaactcaaaaccactTGTGTTACCAACTGTTCTTAAGGGAGGAAACTATCTCATGTGGTCAAGGACCACCAAAACCGCACTATGTGGCCGCGGACTTTGGAGCCATATTGAAGGAACAAGAGCCCCAAAGAAAGTCACCAAAGAAGATGGTAGAGAAACTACcaaagaagacaagaagagtCTAAGCTCGAAGAAGAAgtcaaatggtttcaagaagaccagaCT AGAATTATGGGAGACACTGAAGAATGTATTTGGCAACATATCCAATCTTACTCGAGTCTTTGATGTTAAGAAAGCTATCAATGACCTAACTCAAGAGGATATGCAATTCAACAAGCACTTTGGAAAGTTTAGGTCTCTATGGGCAGAATTTGAGATGCTCAGACCAAACACCATGGATCTTGCGGTTCTTAATGAGAGAAGGGAACAAGATAAGGTCTTTGCTCTCCTCCTAACTCTCAATCGGACCTTTAATGACCTCATTAAGCATATCCTTCGGGCAGACAAACTACCTAGTCTCGACGATGTCTGCTCACACATTCAGAAGGAACAAGGCTCACTCGGTTTGTTTATGGGAAAAGGTGAACTTTCAATGGCAAACAAAGGAACCTATCGACCTGATGAGAGAAGATCAAAGGGAGGATGTGAACACTGCAAGCGTAAGAACCACACCAAAGATAAGTGTTGGTTTTTGCATCCTCATCTAAGACCCAATGTGATCAACAAGGAGCCTATAGCTAACATAACCAGAGTTAAAGATGAACAAAGTGACGCGGGTGCATCAAGGAATGGAGAAGGAATGGTGTCAGGAGATTATGTGAAGAAATCAGACTTGGAAGCCTTCTTCAAATCTCTAGCTGCCAACCAAGACTCTGGTAAAACCTTCTTCACTCCTAGTTCAAATAGGTCTCTTGTTGTTGACTCTGGTGCATCACACCACATGATTAGTAACTCGAACCTACTTGACAATATAAAATCGGCTAGAGGTAACGTTATAATAGCTAATGGTGATAATATTCCGGTTCAAGGAATTGGTAGTTTAAGGTTATTTGATAAAGAATCAAAAGCTTTCTACATGCCTAGGTTCACTTCCAATCTTCTCTCTGTTAAAAGGGCAACAACTGATCTAAACTGTTATGCAATATTTGGGCCTAATGATGTTCAATTTCAGGATATTGAGTCTGGAAAATTACTTGGAGAAGGTGGTACCAAAGATGACCTTTACATTCTTGATGACCCCTCACCAAGTGCTTCCAAATCTATCTTTGCTAGTTGTTTAAATGTTTCTTTTAACGCTATGTGGCACGCTAGATTAGGCCATCCTCACTCTCGAGCTCTTGAGTTAATGCTTcctaatgttttgtttgatcatTCTAGATGTGAAGCCTGTATTCTCG aGAGGAAGAACAAGCACTTAATGGAGGTCGCACGctcaatgatgtttcacactAATGTTCCTAAAAGATATTGGGGAGATGCAGTGATGACAACATGCTATCTCATCAACCAAATCTCAACAAAAGTGTTAGGCGATGTGTCACCGTTCGAGGTATTAAATACGGTAAAACCACCTATTGATCACCTAAAAGTATTcggttgtgtttgctttgtgTTTATACCAAGAGAACTGCGAAACAAATTGGATGCTAAGAGCACCAAGTGCATGTTCCTTGGCTACTCAACTACGCAGAAGGGATACAAATGCTTTGATCCTGCCAACAACCGTATATTTGTTTCAAGGGATGTTAAGTTTCTGGAAAACCAAGGCTACTTTGAGAGAAGGGACTGGAGTGATTTGGAAAACTTGGCAAAACCAACTAATAGATCGGCTAGTCTCAAgtttcttcttgatcatcttaGAGCTCAGTCAAGAACTGAAACATTACTGCAGATACAAGGCGATATAGCTCCTGAAAACGTAGAGGAAACCTTGACAGAGACTCACCAACTGCAGCTCTGCTCGACTTAA